AAAGTAGAGGGAGATAAAAATATGGCATTAGACATAAAAAGGGATTTTTTGCTTCCGGAATCGGAATTTTTCACTGTGAAAGATGAGAAATCGGGAATCTGTATACATCACACGGTGGGTGGTTCTGTGAAATCAACCTATAACTGGTGGCTGCAAGATTCTCAGATGGTAGGAACGGCGTATATGATTGGTCGGGATGGTACACTCTATCAAATGTTTGATCCTGAAAACTGGGCCTGGCAATTTGGACTTCCCTGGGAATATGAGGAAAAAATCGCTTTTGAAAAACGGTTTATCGGCATTGAACTGGCGAGCGAAGGTGGCATCATGGAGAAGGATGGAGTTTACTACTGTTTCGACCGGGTCTCCCCAAAAACGGTCAAATCTGCCGATGAAATATTTGATGCCGGAATGGATTATCGCGGTTACCGCATCTTTGACAGGTATGAACCTGAACAGATTTCCTCGCTGATAGTCTTGATCAATACATTATGCGACCGGTTTAATATTCCCCGCCGTGTGCCGTCTGAACCTCTGAACTACTACGGACAAAAGCTAAAAGATTTTCGCGGCATTATAGGCCATGCCATGGTCCGTAAAGATAAATCGGATCCGGCGCCAATGCCTGCTCTGTGGGAACGGCTGCGTGAGGAATGTAACCTTGATTTTGTAAATCCAGAGGAGATTCATCCTGCTGAGAAAACAAAAAAAATGAGTGAATCAGAAATAGACAACCTGTTCGAGGAGAATGCAAAAGAGCTTAATAAAATGAATGTTTCGGCCGGAAGTATGGTGAAGGGGTTAATCCAGGAGTTAGAGCGTGACAACCGGGGTACGTATATCAGGCTGAGGGATGCAGTGAAGAATGGTCATCAGATCAGCTACGATTTTGTAGAGGGAAATAAGAGTCTGGTGAAGAAAATTGGCACGGCACTTGGGTTTAAAAAAGTTACAGATAATAAGCTGGAGGTTCGAAATGGATAGTTTAAAAAAAGGACTGATTATCGTAAGTATTGTCGCCGGACTTTTAGCCATTGCCCTTTCATTTATCCTGGGGCGGGGAATTGACCGGGAAGAGATACAGCGAGCACAGCTTGAAATGCAGGAGCTTCGGGCCTCACGCGACTCAATAAAGGCAGTTGTTTCTCTGAAGGATTCCATGCAAGCCATGCTTACTTCTCAGGTAAATCAGTTGGAATCTGAAACATCCCGTTTGAGGATGGAAGTGCAAGATCTGGAAGAAGAGCGTGAGAAAAATCAGCTGACCGTCCGGAATATTCGAAAAAAAGAGGATTTACAGGAAAGGCTGGCTGAGACCTTCCCCGAGATGGCACAATCGGATTGGGGCGTTACCGAGGTTTATAATGAGGAAGCCGATATCGGTATTGAATACCTGCTGGTGCCTCTCTGGTTTAGTGAAACGTTTATTATCGACCATCAAAACTCCATTTCGTACATGGAGCAGCGGGATAAGCTTCAGATGGTAGACAGCCTGAACCAGGAGGTAATTGTACTTCAGGACAGCCTTTTTACACTGGAACGTGAGAAAGCGGAAGCGTACCAAATGGGGTATGAAGAGGCTTTTACAAAATATGAAGACATCAACACGAAATACATTGAACTGCTTGAGCAACCGCCTTCAATTGACTTTGGGTTTCCAAGATGGGGCGTAATCGGGGCCAGTATAGGGGCCGGTGTGTTGGTGGGTTCTCAAATCAAATGAGCACAACTTACGGACTATTTATCAGGAGAGAGTTGTGAAACATCAGGTGCTGTTTGGCCTGTAGATTGATCAAAAAAGAACAAGAGAATTCAATCAGAATAGTAATGGAGAATTATTATGAGAGAAATCATTATTACAACGATCCTATGTATGCTATGTGCAGATATTGCTGCACAATCTATTTCCATAACGGAGATCTCTCCGGATTCACAGGCGAGCCTGGCATTTGGCCGGCAAGTGACGATATCCTTTGAATATGAAATGAACAATTCTGAAGGGGTAAAGATCTTTGTAAGGCCTTTTACCTCCGGCAGTCTTACACCGAACTATT
This is a stretch of genomic DNA from Rhodohalobacter barkolensis. It encodes these proteins:
- a CDS encoding N-acetylmuramoyl-L-alanine amidase codes for the protein MALDIKRDFLLPESEFFTVKDEKSGICIHHTVGGSVKSTYNWWLQDSQMVGTAYMIGRDGTLYQMFDPENWAWQFGLPWEYEEKIAFEKRFIGIELASEGGIMEKDGVYYCFDRVSPKTVKSADEIFDAGMDYRGYRIFDRYEPEQISSLIVLINTLCDRFNIPRRVPSEPLNYYGQKLKDFRGIIGHAMVRKDKSDPAPMPALWERLREECNLDFVNPEEIHPAEKTKKMSESEIDNLFEENAKELNKMNVSAGSMVKGLIQELERDNRGTYIRLRDAVKNGHQISYDFVEGNKSLVKKIGTALGFKKVTDNKLEVRNG